A genomic segment from Pyrodictium occultum encodes:
- a CDS encoding helix-turn-helix domain-containing protein: MPRVRIDVSRLASTLLTLGYIYVTVDQLAYILGVSTRTAGRILAEMARRGLARRWSRRAYKLELPSRYEVSG; encoded by the coding sequence ATGCCGCGCGTGAGGATTGATGTTAGCAGGCTTGCGTCCACACTACTAACGCTAGGCTATATATATGTAACGGTTGACCAGCTGGCCTACATACTTGGAGTCTCCACACGGACCGCCGGCAGGATTCTGGCGGAGATGGCTAGGCGTGGGCTGGCCAGACGATGGAGCAGAAGAGCATATAAGCTTGAGCTTCCAAGCCGCTACGAGGTGAGCGGTTAA
- a CDS encoding PINc/VapC family ATPase, with the protein MYTLEHVPVYVPDTSVIVEGVVSKLISEGKIRGKIIIHRAVIAELESQANKGRATGYAGLEEIRRLRELAEKGLIDLELAGQRPSLQEIRGAGIGAIDAIIRDYAYEAGATLITADRIQALVAEAIGVSVIYIQPHGEEKLRLEEFFDENTMSVHLKEGSPPRAKKGTPGNWVLVDLSAKPLSREDVETIAQETVEAAKRRPDGFIEIDREGSTIIQLGSYRIVITRPPLSEGWEITAVRPVKKLHIEDYNLPSKLLRRLDERAEGILIAGAPGMGKTTFAQALAEYYARKGKVVKTIESPRDMILPPDITQYSKNCADIGELHDILLLSRPDYTVFDELRDDQDFRLYIDLRLAGIGMIGVVHATTPIDAVQRFIRRVDIGMLPSIIDTVIFINKGRVETVYELRMTVKLPTGLREAELARPVVEVRDALTGELAYEIYTFGEQTVVVPVKQVSFSAFGERIKRLIERMLPGAEVEVKDNLVVVNVPRVAAKALMKKMKKIKKLEDKYGVSIRVNMTG; encoded by the coding sequence GTGTACACTCTAGAGCATGTGCCAGTGTATGTGCCGGATACAAGCGTCATTGTGGAGGGCGTGGTCTCAAAACTCATTAGTGAGGGAAAAATAAGGGGCAAGATAATAATCCACAGAGCCGTCATAGCCGAGCTTGAGAGCCAGGCCAACAAGGGGAGGGCCACTGGCTACGCAGGCCTTGAGGAGATACGCAGGCTAAGAGAGCTAGCCGAGAAGGGCCTCATAGACCTCGAGCTGGCTGGCCAGAGGCCAAGCCTGCAGGAAATCAGAGGCGCTGGGATAGGCGCGATAGATGCCATCATAAGGGACTATGCCTATGAGGCGGGTGCAACTCTCATCACAGCCGACCGCATACAAGCGCTAGTAGCCGAGGCAATAGGAGTAAGTGTAATATACATACAGCCGCATGGGGAGGAGAAGCTACGCCTTGAAGAATTCTTCGACGAGAACACTATGAGCGTCCATCTCAAAGAGGGGAGTCCTCCCCGGGCAAAGAAGGGCACCCCCGGCAACTGGGTCCTCGTAGACCTGTCCGCTAAGCCGCTAAGCAGGGAGGACGTGGAAACCATAGCCCAGGAGACCGTTGAAGCCGCTAAACGCCGCCCGGACGGGTTCATAGAGATAGACCGGGAAGGCTCAACCATAATCCAGCTCGGCAGCTACAGGATAGTGATAACTAGGCCGCCACTAAGCGAGGGCTGGGAGATAACGGCAGTAAGGCCCGTGAAGAAGCTCCACATAGAGGACTACAACTTGCCGTCGAAGCTCCTGCGCCGGCTTGACGAAAGAGCGGAGGGCATACTAATAGCAGGGGCGCCGGGCATGGGCAAGACAACCTTCGCCCAAGCTCTTGCAGAGTACTATGCGCGTAAAGGCAAGGTGGTTAAGACAATAGAATCGCCACGCGACATGATACTGCCTCCGGACATAACGCAATACTCAAAGAACTGTGCTGACATAGGAGAGCTCCATGATATACTCCTCCTCAGCAGGCCCGACTACACGGTCTTCGACGAGCTCCGCGACGACCAGGACTTCCGCCTCTACATAGACCTACGCCTAGCAGGCATTGGGATGATTGGAGTAGTTCACGCTACCACGCCGATAGACGCGGTGCAGCGGTTCATCCGTAGAGTAGATATAGGCATGCTCCCAAGCATAATAGACACTGTGATATTCATAAACAAGGGACGCGTGGAAACCGTATACGAGCTCCGTATGACGGTGAAGCTGCCCACGGGGCTCCGGGAAGCAGAGCTTGCTAGACCGGTTGTAGAGGTTCGTGATGCTCTCACCGGCGAGTTAGCCTACGAGATCTACACATTCGGAGAGCAGACCGTAGTAGTGCCCGTGAAACAGGTATCATTTTCAGCGTTCGGAGAAAGGATAAAGAGGCTAATAGAGCGTATGCTTCCTGGAGCCGAGGTGGAGGTGAAGGACAACCTAGTAGTTGTTAACGTGCCGAGGGTTGCGGCTAAGGCACTCATGAAGAAGATGAAGAAGATAAAGAAGCTCGAGGACAAGTACGGGGTATCCATAAGGGTCAATATGACGGGCTAG